In Rhodamnia argentea isolate NSW1041297 chromosome 4, ASM2092103v1, whole genome shotgun sequence, the following proteins share a genomic window:
- the LOC115750082 gene encoding tocopherol cyclase, chloroplastic-like, whose amino-acid sequence MEAGNETHKVVVEATTKDPGTTLRAPTAEAGLAPACKDSCFGDLKLQIWERRYDGSKGKMILDMTSNTAAVEIGGGLRFNTWKGKTSTPDLRGRALSVPVDVDGFFGLASFLKPPGL is encoded by the exons ATGGAAGCAGGAAATGAGACTCACAAG GTTGTAGTGGAGGCAACAACGAAAGATCCTGGAACGACATTGCGTGCTCCAACTGCAGAGGCAGGCCTTGCTCCAGCTTGTAAGGATTCTTGTTTTGGTGATCTAAAGCTGCAGATATGGGAACGGAGATACGATGGGAGTAAGGGAAAG ATGATCTTGGACATGACGAGCAATACGGCGGCTGTGGAAATCGGAGGAGGGCTGCGGTTCAACACTTGGAAAGGCAAGACCTCCACGCCGGACCTTCGGGGTCGTGCTTTAAGCGTTCCAGTTGATGTGGATGGGTTTTTCGGTTTGGCTTCATTCCTCAAGCCCCCTGGTCTATAG
- the LOC115750080 gene encoding tocopherol cyclase, chloroplastic has translation MEASSIALCEVHHLAPKRGLWAISPSFNRSRCRSPRQGSLKLGPRRSSNVIALSSASVGDSYASSTLDRREAESDKTASSASSSSSASPSPVYVPTPPNRESRTPHSGYHFDGSTRRFFEGWYFKVSIPERRQNFCFMYSVENPAFPKKQSALEVAQYGPRYTGVGAQILGADDKYICQFSEESANFWGSRRELILGNTFMAEKDLKPLNKEVPPQEFNRRVAEGFQVSPLWHQGFIRDDGRSNYVETVKTARWEYSTRPVYGWGNVGSQQKSTAGWLAAFPVFEPHWQICMAGGLSTGWIEWEGERFEFQDAPSYSEKNWGGAFPRKWFWIQCNVFEGASGEVALTAAGGLRQLPGLTETFENAALIGVHYDGIFYEFVPWNGVVNWEVAPWGSWYMEAENETHKAVLEATTKDPGTTLRAPTAEAGLAPACKDSCFGDLKLQIWERRYDGSKGKMILDVTSNMAAVEIGGGPWFNTWKGKTSTPELLSRALSVPVDVDGLFGLAPFLKPPGL, from the exons ATGGAAGCGAGCTCGATCGCGCTCTGCGAAGTCCACCATCTCGCGCCGAAGCGCGGTTTGTGGGCAATCAGCCCTAGTTTCAACCGGAGTCGATGTCGATCGCCGAGGCAGGGCTCACTCAAGCTAGGACCGCGGAGAAGCTCCAATGTCATCGCTCTCAGCTCGGCTTCCGTGGGCGATTCTTACGCTTCTTCAACGCTCGACAGGAGAGAGGCGGAAAGCGACAAGACGGCTTCATccgcatcttcttcctcctctgcgAGTCCCAGTCCCGTTTACGTGCCTACGCCGCCGAATCGGGAGTCACGAACTCCTCACAGCGG GTACCATTTTGATGGAAGTACTCGGAGATTTTTTGAGGGATGGTACTTTAAAGTGTCTATTCCTGAGAGGAGACAGAACTTCTGCTTCATGTACTCTGTGGAAAATCCTGCATTTCCCAAGAAGCAGAGTGCTTTGGAAGTGGCGCAGTATGGACCTCGATATACTGGAGTTGGTGCGCAAATTCTTGGTGCTGATGACAAGTATATTTGCCAGTTCTCTGAGGAATCTGCCAACTTTTGGGGAA GTAGGCGTGAGCTTATATTGGGGAATACTTTTATGGCTGAAAAAGATTTGAAGCCTCTGAACAAGGAGGTTCCTCCTCAG GAATTTAATAGAAGGGTGGCAGAAGGGTTTCAAGTCAGCCCACTTTGGCATCAAGGTTTCATACGTGATGATGGCAG GTCAAACTATGTAGAAACTGTCAAAACTGCACGTTGGGAGTATAGTACCCGCCCTGTCTATGGATGGGGCAATGTTGGATCACAGCAGAAGTCTACTGCGGGTTGGTTAGCAGCTTTTCCTGTATTCGAACCTCATTGGCAAATTTGCATGGCAGGCGGGCTATCAACTG GTTGGATAGAATGGGAAGGAGAAAGATTTGAGTTCCAAGATGCGCCTTCTTATTCAGAAAAAAATTGGGGTGGGGCCTTCCCAAGGAAGTGGTTTTGG ATTCAATGTAACGTCTTTGAAGGGGCAAGTGGTGAAGTTGCTCTGACAGCTGCTGGTGGTTTGAGGCAGCTACCTGGACTAACCGAGACATTTGAAAATGCTGCGCTG ATTGGAGTTCACTACGatgggattttctatgaatttgtgCCTTGGAATGGTGTTGTCAACTGGGAAGTTGCTCCATGGGGCTCCTGGTACATGGAAGCAGAAAATGAGACTCACAAG GCTGTATTGGAGGCAACAACGAAAGATCCTGGTACGACATTGCGTGCTCCAACTGCAGAGGCTGGCCTTGCTCCGGCTTGTAAGGATTCTTGTTTTGGTGATCTAAAGCTGCAGATATGGGAACGGAGATACGATGGGAGTAAGGGAAAG ATGATCTTGGACGTGACAAGCAATATGGCGGCTGTGGAAATCGGAGGAGGGCCGTGGTTCAACACTTGGAAAGGCAAGACCTCCACACCGGAGCTTCTCAGTCGTGCTTTAAGCGTTCCAGTTGATGTGGATGGGCTTTTCGGTTTGGCTCCGTTCCTCAAACCCCCTGGTCTATAG
- the LOC115750081 gene encoding 5'-methylthioadenosine/S-adenosylhomocysteine nucleosidase-like, translated as MGVARWLALYVMVIVAGNAQDADGALPAATFKAVAEANANGPYTGIVIPNLYEMGPLLSSSSYNATGIIDFAGRRFRFGTVEDRKVILVMTGRSVINAAITTQLLLSFFDVEGVVHYGIAGNANPALGIGDVAIPEYWAHTGLWHWQRYGHDPEDELALESNGDYTREIGPLKFANYTINVTGCPSFDNLLNSIWYQPEEVFPVTGTPEERQHDFWVPVDSTYFALAKKLEDLKLESCVNTTTCLYYTPEVITVERGVSAGIFVDNAAYRSFIYGTFNASPVDMESASVALICYQQNTPFIAIRALSDLAGGGSAKSNEAGTFRDLAAGNAVAVVVEFIKQLSSGM; from the exons ATGGGGGTTGCCCGGTGGCTGGCTCTTTATGTTATGGTAATCGTGGCGGGCAATGCGCAGGATGCGGATGGTGCATTACCGGCTGCGACCTTTAAAGCGGTAGCGGAAGCTAACGCGAACGGCCCTTACACCGGCATCGTCATTCCTAACCTTTATGAGATGGGCCCGCTTCTTAGCTCGTCCAGCTACAACGCTACTGGAATCATAGATTTCGCAG GGAGAAGATTTCGATTCGGGACGGTCGAAGATAGGAAAGTCATACTGGTCATGACCGGACGGAGCGTG ATAAACGCAGCCATCACTACACAGCTTCTGCTGAGCTTCTTCGATGTGGAGGGAGTGGTTCATTATGGAATTGCTGGGAACGCGAACCCTGCTTTGGGCATAGGAGACGTCGCTATTCCCGAATATTGGGCGCATACCGGTCTTTGGCATTGGCAG AGATATGGGCATGATCCAGAAGACGAGCTTGCATTGGAATCAAACGGTGACTACACGAGAGAGATTGGCCCCTTGAAGTTCGCAAATTACACCATAAACGTGACGGGTTGCCCTTCATTCGACAATCTCTTGAACAGCATCTGGTACCAACCAGAGGAAGTGTTTCCTGTCACCGGAACTCCTGAGGAAAGACAGCACGATTTTTGGGTCCCCGTCGACTCCACCTACTTTGCATTGGCCAAGAAGCTTGAG GATTTGAAATTGGAATCTTGCGTGAATACGACCACGTGCTTATACTACACGCCGGAGGTAATCACCGTCGAAAGAGGCGTTAGTGCTGGCATCTTTGTCGACAACGCTGCATATCGGAGCTTCATCTACGGCACGTTCAACGCGAGCCCTGTGGACATGGAAAGTGCGTCGGTCGCCCTAATTTGTTACCAACAGAACACACCTTTCATCGCCATCAGGGCGCTCTCGGACTTGGCCGGCGGAGGATCTGCCAAGTCGAACGAGGCCGGTACTTTCAGGGACCTTGCCGCAGGCAATGCGGTGGCGGTCGTGGTGGAGTTTATAAAGCAGCTTTCCTCCGGCATGTAG